CAGTTCGGGGCGGCCGTGGTAGCCGCGGCCGACGTTTCCGCCGACGTACAGCTCGCCGACCGTGCCCGGCGGTACCGGGGTGAGGCCGGCGCCCAGCACGTAGGCGCGCATGTTGCCCAGGGGGGTGCCGACGGGCGTGCTGCCCGCCCCGTCCCGGAGCTCGTCCGTGACGGTGAAGGTGGTGGCGTAGAACGACTCGCTCTGCCCGTAGGCGTTGACGATCCGCACGCCGGGGAAGGCGGTGCGCGTCTTGTCGACGAGCGAGGCGGGCAGGGCCTCGCCGGCGAAGACGACCGTCTCCACGGTGGTGCGGCCGGCGATCTCGTCGACGAGCTCGGCGAAGGCGGACGGCACGGTGGAGATGACGCCGCCGCTCCAGCCCTCCTTGCGCTCGCCCAGGACCAGCACGTCGCGGACCACTTCGACGACGCCGCCGCAGGTGAGGGTCGTGAAGATCTCGAACGCCGAGACGTCGAAGTTGACCGAGGTGCCGGCCAGGAGCCGCTTGCCGGCCGCCATGCCCACCCGGTCGGCGAGCCGCTGCACGCCGTTGACCACGTTGGCGTGGGTGATGGCGACGCCCTTGGGCTTGCCCGTGGAACCGGAGGTGTACATCACGTACGCCAGCTGGTCCGCGTGCAGCGCCACGGCGGGGGCGGAGTCGTCCCCGGACAGGTCGAGCCGGTCGAGGAAGACGTCCGGGGCGGTGTGCTCCGGCAGCACCGGGGCCGTCGCGGAGTCCGTCAGGACGAGTGCCGGACGCGCCTCCTCGAGGATGGCCGCGAGGCGGTGGCTGGGGTACTTGGGGTCGACCGGCAGGTAGGCGCCGCCCGCCTTGAGGACCGCGAGCAGGGCGACCACCAGGTCCGCGGTGCGCGGCAGGGACACCGCGACCACCGACTCGGGGCCGACGCCGCGGCCGGCCAGGTCGCGCGCCAGGCGGTTGGCCCGGGCGTCCAGCTCGCGGTAGCTGAGCGAGGTGTCGCCGGCGACGACGGCGAGCGCGTCCGGGGTGCGGGCCGCCTGGGCCTCGACGAGCCCGTTGACCGTGGCGCCCTCGGTGGGGACGGCCGTGTCGTTGTACTCGGCGAGCAGCCGGTCGCGTTCGGCCGGCTCCAGGATGTCGACGTCCGCGACCCGCAGGCCGGGGCCGGTCGCCAGCTGCCGCAGGACGCGCACGAGGCGGGCCGCGAGCACCTCCACGGCGTCCCGGTCGAAGACGCTCTGCGCGTACTGGAGGATCAGCTGGAGCTGCGGGTCGACCGCCGCCATCAGCGTCAGCTGGTAGTTGGTGGCCGTGCAGGCCCGCAGGCCCGTGAAGGCGATGCCGTCCGCGGCCTCGGTGGCGGCGCTGAGACCGTCCCGGTCGACCGGGTACGACTCGAACACGACCAGCGTGTCGAAGAGCGACGACAGACCGGTGGTCTGCTGGATCTCCGTGAGCCCGTAGTAGTGGTGGTCCAGGAGACCGGCCTGCCGGCTCTGGAGCCGGTTCAGGACCTCGCCGACGGTGTCGCCGGGCGCGTACTCGACGCGGACGGGCAGGGTGTTGATGAACATCCCGACCATCGAGCCGACGTCCGACACCTCGGGCGGACGCCCGGAGACGGTGGCGCCGAACACCACGTCCTGGCGGCCGGTGAGCTGGCCCAGGAGCAGCGCCCAGGCACCCTGGACCAGGGTGTTGATGGTGACGCCCCACTCGGAGGCGCGCTTGCCCAGCGCCCGTGCCTCGTCGGCCGGGAGCGTGATCTCGACCTGGTCGACGCCGTCCTCGCCGGCGCTCTCGGAGCCGGGGGCGAGCAGGGTCGGCTCCTCGACGCCTTCGAGTTCGGCCGCCCACACCCGGGCGGACTCCGCCTGGTCCTGGCGGGCGCGCCAGGTCAGGAACTCGCCGAAGTCGCGGGTCGCGGGCAGCGCGGACGCGTCGCCGCCGGACGCGTACAGCAGCAGCAGGTCCTTCAGCAGCAGCGGCGTGGACCAGCCGTCGATCAGGACGTGGTGGGCGGTCAGGACGAGTTCGGCCTGGCCGGACTCCAGGACGACGAGCGCGAGCCGGATCAGCGGCGCGGTGCCCACGTCGAAGTGGGCGGCCCGGTCCTCGGCGAGGAACTGCTCGAACGTCTCGGTGCGCTCCGCCTCGTCGGCCGCCCTCAGGTCGAGGTGCTGCCAGGGCAGGGTCACCGTCTCCGGGATCACCTGGACGACGTCGCCGTCCGCCCGGTTGACGAACGCGGCGCGCAGGCTGGCGTAGCGGCCCAGCAGCGCCTGCCCGGCGCGGTGCATCCGCTCCGGGTCGACGTCGCCGGACAGGTGGAACACCAGCTGCATGTGGTAGGCGTCGAACGAGGAGCCGGCCAGCATCGTGTGGAACAACATGCCGGACTGCACCGGCGTCGTCGGCCACACCTTGGCCAGTTTGCCGAAGCGGGCCTCCCAGCCGTCGATCTCGTCCTGCCCGACCTTGACCAGGGGTGCGTCGCTCGGAGTCAGGCCGCCGGCCTCGGGGGCCTGGGCGTGCCGCGCCAGGGCCGTCAGGGCCTCGACCCACAGCCCGGCGAGCTCGGTGACCTCGTCGCGGGACAGGACGCCCGTCGGGAAGCCGAAGTAGGCGGTCAGCTCGTCACCGGCGAGGGTGCTGGTGGCCACCGCGTTGATCTCCAGGGCGGAGAGCACCGGCATGTCGTCGTCGGGGGCGGCGATCAGGTCCCGGTGCGTGGTGTCCGGGGTCCAGCCCAGGCCGCGCAGCTCCTCGGGGATGTCCGCGCTGGAGGCCCGGCCCAGGTAGTTGAAGCCGATCCGCGGTTCGCGCCGGCCGGCGAGTGCGGCGGCGGTCTGCGCGTTGAGGTGGCGCAGCAGGCCGTAGCCCATGCCGTTGTCCGGCACCGCGCGCAGCTGCTCCTTGACGGCCTTGACCGCGCGTCCGGCGGCGGGGCCGCCGGCGAACGCGTCCGCCACGTCGATGCCCGCCAGGTCGAGGCGGACCGGGAACATCGCGGTGAACCAGCCGATGGTGCCCGACAGGTCCGCGCCGGGAACCAGGTGGTCCTCGCGGCCGTGGCCCTCGAGGCGCACCAGCGTCGAGTCCCCGGCCACGCCGCGCTCCCGGCGCCAGCGGGCCAGCGCGAGGGCGAGGCCGGCGAGCAGCCCGTCGTCGACGCCGCCGCGGAACACCGTCGGCACCGTGTTGAGCAGGGCTTCGGTGACGTCGGCGGGCACCTGGATGCGCACCGTGTCGACGGTGGCCGTGACGTCGACCGCGGGGTCCACGTCCCGGGCGCCCAGGACGGGCTCGTCGCCGCTCAGGATCTCCTGCCACACGGGGAGTTCCGCCACCCGCTCCGGGGTGGCCGCCTCGTCCGCCAGGGCGTGCACCCACCGGCGCAGCGAGGTGCCGACCGCGTTCTGCGGGGCAGTGGCGCCGTCGCGGACCTGCTGCCACGCGGACACCAGGTCCGGTACCAGCACGCGCCAGGACACGCCGTCCACGACCAGGTGGTTGAGGACGATCAGCAGGCGGTCGGCCTCCGTGTCGGAGGTGAACCACACGAACTGCGCCATGACGCCCGCGTCCGGGTCGAGCCGGTCCGCGGCCGCGTCGAGTTCGGCCTTCGGGTCGACGTCGGCATAGCGGACCTCGCGCACCAGCGCGGCGGCGTCGACGCTGCCGGGCTCCTGCATGACCAGGCCCGGGTTGGTGCGGTCGAGGCGGGAGCGCAGCGCGTCGTGCCGGTCGAGGACGGTCTGCAGCGTGGCGATGAGCCCCGCACGGTCGATGTCCTCGGGCAGGGTGAGCAGCGCGGACATGCAGAACCGTCCGATGCCGCCGCCCAGGGCGAGCACGTGCGCGGCGGTCGGCGGCAGCGGGGCCCAGCCCACGCCGCCGCCCGGCAGCTCGGCGAGGACCACGCGTTCTTCCTCTTCGCGGCCCTCGACGAGCTCCGCGAGGCGGGCGACGGTGCGGTTCTCGAAGATCTCCCGGGTGCTGACCACGACGCCGCGGGTCTTGGCGCGCGCCACGACCTGGATCGAGCGGATGCTGTCGCCGCCGCTGGTGAAGAAGTCGTCGTCGATGCCGACCTGCTGGGCGTCGAGCACGTCCGCGTACACCTCGGCCAGGATCCGCTCGGCCTCGCTGCGCGGCGCCCGGTAGGCGGTGCTGGGGAACTCCGGCTCGGGCAGCGCGGCCCGGTCCAGCTTTCCGTTGGCGTTCAGCGGCAGCCGGTCCAGCACCACGAGGAGGGCGGGCACCATGTAGTCCGGCAGCCGCTTGGCCACGAAGCGCCGCAGGTCCGCCACCGAGAAGCCGGCGTCGAAGCCGGCCTCGCCGTCCGCGGCGGCCACGGGCGCGACGTAGCCCACGAGCCGGGTCTTGCCGGCCGGGTCCTCGCACACCGTCACGACGGCCTGGCCGATCGCGGGGTGCTGGGCGAGGGCCGCCTCGATCTCGGTCGGCTCGACACGGATGCCGTTGACCTTGACCTGGGTGTCGGCGCGGCCCGCGTACTTCAGCCGGCCGTTCTCGTCCCACTGGGCGAGGTCGCCGGTGCGGTACATGCGCGCGCCGGCGGGCCCGAAGGGGCTGGCGACGAACCGCTCGGCGGTGACGGCGCCGTTGCGGTAGTAGCCGCGGGCGAGCAGGCCGCCGACGTACAGTTCGCCGATCACGCCCGGCGGGACCGGGGTGAGCTCGGGGCCCAGGACGTAGGTGTGCATGTTGGCCAGCGGCTGTCCCACCGGGACCGCGCCGGTGTCGGCGGACTCCTGCGGGACCGTGTACGTGGTGGCGTAGAAGCTCTCGGTCTGGCCGTAGGCGTTGACGACGCGCACGCCGGGGAGCGCGCCGCGGACCTTGCGGACCAGGTCGGCGGAGAGGGCCTCGCCGGCGAAGACGACGGTTTCCACGTCGAGTTCGAGGCTGTCGGGGCCGCCGGTGCCGATCTGGTCGAGCAGCGCGGAGAACACCGCGGGGACGGCGCTGATGGTGGTGCCCGACCAGCTGCCGCGTTCGGCGAGTTCGAGGACGTCGCGGACGATCTCGACGCTCGCGCCGGTGGTGAGCGCGGTGAAGATCTCGAACACGGAGACGTCAAAGTTCACCGAGGTCGCGGCGAGCATCCGGGAGCCCGCCTCGACCTGCGTGATCCGGCGCAGGTCCCGCACGCCGTTGACCACGCTGGCGTGGGTGATCGCGACGCCCTTGGGGGTGCCGGTCGATCCCGAGGTGAACATCACGTAGGCCAGGTCGTCCGGCCCGGTGCGGACGTCCGGGGCGTCGACGGCGGGGCCGTCGAGCTCCAGGCCGTCGAGGTGGAGGACCGGCGGCCGGCAGCCGGCCACCGCGTCCGCCGCGTCCGCGCCGGTCAGGACCAGGGCCGGCTCGGCCACGTCGAGCAGCAGCCCGACGCGCGCCGACGGGTAGTTGGGGTCGACCGGCAGGTAGGCGCCGCCGGCCTTGAGCACGCCCAGCAGCGCGACGGCGAGGTCCGCGGAGCGCGGCAGCGCCACGGCGACCAGGACGTCGGGCCCGACACCGTGCTCGCGCAGGGCCGCGGCCAGGCGGCCCGCCCGGGAGTCCAGTTCGCGGTACGACAGCGCGGTCGTTCCGCAGACCACCGCGGTGGCGTCCGGGGTCTGCGCCGCCCGTTCGGCGACCAGCCGGTGCACGGTCGCCGCCTGCACGGGCGCCGCCGTCTCGTTCAGCTTCGCCAGCCAGGTGCGTTCGGTGTCGGTGAGGACGTCCACCGCGCCGAGCCGCGTCGCGGGGTCGGCGACCACCTGGCGCAGGACGCGCACGTAGCGGTCGACGAGGGACTCGGCCGTGGCGTGGTCGAAGAGTTCCGTCGCGTACTCGAGCCGGCCGTACGCACCGCCGGACGGGGCCGGGACGATGTTGAAGAACAGGTCGAACTTGGCGGTGCCGGTGCCCGCCGGGACGGGGGTGATCTTCAGGTCCGGGACCTCGATCTGGCCCCACTCGAACTGCCAGGCCAGCATGACCTGGAACAGCGGCTGGTAGGCGGTGGTGCGGTCCGGGCTCAGCAGCTCGACCAGGCGCTCGAACGGAACGTCCTGGTTGTCGTAGGCGGCCAGCGCCCGGTCGCGCACCTGGTCCAGCAGGTCGCCGAACGACGGGTTCTGCGACAGGTCGGCGCGCAGCACCCACGTGTTGGCGAAGAACCCGATGAGGTCGTCGAGCTGCTCGTCGGCGCGCCCCTCGATGGGGCTGCCGATGGTCAGGTCGTTGCCGGCGCCGAGGTGGTGCAGGAGCACCGCGAGCACGGCCTGGGCGACCATCGGCGCGGTGGCACCGTGCGCCCCGGCCAGCCTGCCGACGCCGGCCAGGAGGTCGGCGTCCATCTCGAAGTCGACGTGGCCGCCGTGGTGGGCGGCAGCCGTCGGCCGCGGCCGGTCCAGCGGGAGCTGGACCGGCTGCGGGACGTCGGCGAGTTCCTTGCGCCAGTAGTCCAGCTGCGCCGCGGCGACGCTCTCGGGGTCCTCCTCGTCACCGAGGACCTCGCGCTGCCACAGCGTGTAGTCCTTGTACTGGATCGGAAGCGGGGTCCACTGCGGTGCGCCGCCCTGGCGGCGGGCGGCGTAGGCCGACAGCAGGTCCCGCATGAAGGGCGCCATCGACGCCCCGTCCGCGGCGATGTGGTGGATCACGAACACCAGCACGTACTCCTGCGGGGAGACCCGCAGGACCGTGGTGCGCAGCGGGAGCTCCGTGTCCAGGTCGAAGCCTTCGCACGCGGCCTCGTCGGTCGCGGCCTGCACCGCGTCCGAGGCCACGTCGACCACCCGGAACTGGAGCGCCGCCTCCTCGGCAGGCACGATGCGCTGCTCCGGGGTGCCGTCCTCGTTCTCGACGACCAGGGTGCGCAGGCTCTCGTGCCGGGTGACGACGTCCGTCACCGCCGCGGCCAGGGCCGCGGTGTCGAGCGGCCCGTCCAGGCGCAGGACGAACGGGATGTTGTAGGTGGCGGAGGGTCCTTCCAGACGGTGGAGGAACCACAGCCGACGCTGTGCGAAGGACAACGGGATCATCGACGTACTCCTACCTACACGCCCATCGGGCGCAGCTGGGGGCGGTTGGACTTGCCGAGCTTCTCGATCTGGGCCGCCAGCTGGGCGACGGTCGGGCTCTTGAAGACCGAGGTGACCTTCACGTCGACCTTCAGCTCGTTGCGGATGCGGCCGGTCAGCCGGGTGGCGAGCAGGGAGTGCCCGCCGTGGTCGAAGAAGTCGGCGTCGATGCCGACCTCCGACAGGCCCAGCAGCTCGGCGAACAGCCGGCAGAGGACTTCCTCGGTGGGGGTGCTGGGTCCGCGTCCGGTCGCCACGGCCTCGGTGTGGTCCGGTGCCGGCAGCGCCTTGCGGTCGAGCTTCCCGCTCGGGGTCGAGGGGAACGCGGCCAACGGGACGACGGCCGAGGGGACCATGTACTCGGGCAGGTGCTCCCGGGCCAGGTCCGTCAGGGCCGTGAGGTCCAGCGCCTCCGGGGCCTTGCCGGCGCCCGTCACCACGTACGCGACGAGCCGCTGGTCGCCGGGGCGGTCCTCGCGGACCAGGGCCACCGCGCTGTCGACGTCCGGGTGCTTGGCCAGCGCCTGCTCGATCTCGCCGAGTTCGATGCGGAAGCCGCGGAGCTTGACCTGGAAGTCGGACCGGCCGATGTACTCGACCTGGCCGTCCTCGTTCCACCGCACGACGTCGCCGGTGCGGTACATCCGGCTGCCCGGCTCCCCGAAGGGGCAGGCGACGAACCGGGTGGCGGTCAGGTCGGTCTGTCCCAGGTAGCCCCGGGCGAGCCCGGTGCCGGCCAGGTACAGCTCGCCGCTGACGCCGGGGGCGACGGGGCGCAGCGAGGCGTCCAGGACGTACACCTGGGTGTTCCACACCGGTGCGCCGATCGGCACCCGGTCGGCGCCCGGCACGTGCTGGTACGCGGTGACCTCCACGGAGGCCTCGGTGGGGCCGTACAGGTTGTGCACGCCGCAGCCCGGCAGCACCTCGACGACCCGGTTGGCCAGTGCGGGCGGGAACGCCTCGCCGGCGACCTCGATCCAGCGCAGGCTGGTGCACTCCTTGGCCAGGGGCTCGTTGACGAACGCCTCCAGCAGGGAGGGCACAAAGTCCGCACCGGTCACCCGCTCGCGCCGGATCAGGTCGGCGAGGTAGGCCGGGTCGCGGCGCCCGTCGGGACGGGCGATGACCACGGCCGCACCGACCTGGAGCGGCGCGAAGATCTCCGGCACCGACACGTCGAAGCTGGCGGTCGTGCTGAGCAGCACACGGTCCTCGACACCGACGTCGAAGTGGGACAGGCCCCACTTCAGGCGGTTCATGATCGCCCGGTGCGCCACCTGGACGCCCTTGGGGCGGCCGGTGGAGCCGGAGGTGAAGATGACGTACGCGGCGTTGTCGGGCGACAGCGCGCGCTCCGGGTTGGTCTCCGCGTATCCGGAGACGTCCGGCAGGTCCGCTTCGAGCACCAGCAGCGGCTCGGCGCTGTCCAGTACGCGCCGCACCCGGTCCTCGGGCAGCTCGGTGTCGATCGGCAGGTACGACGCGCCGGCCTTCACCACCGCGTAGATGGCCACCATCAGGTCGACGGAGCGGGGGATCCGCACGGCGACCAGCTGCTCGGGGCCCGCGCCCTGCTCGACGAGCCAGTGCGCCAGCCGGTTCGCGCGCCGGTTGAACTCGGCGTACGTCAGGGTCTCCTGCTCGCCGATCAGCGCCACCGCGTCGGGGGTGCGCTCCGCCTGGGCCTCGAACGCACCCGGCAGGGTGTCCGGGGCGACCGGGTGGGCGGTGTCGTTGATCTCCTTGACCAGCCAGTCGCGCTCGTCGGCCGCCAGCACGTCGATGGCGCCGACGGGCATCTGCGGGTCCTGGAGCACCTGCTCCAGCACCCGGACGAGCCGGGCGGCGATCGCCTCGGCGGCGTCGCGCTCGTAGAGGTTGTTCTGGTAGTCGAGGGAGAGCCGCAGGTAGGGGTCGGCGGAGTTGAGGGTGAGGGGGTAGTGCGAGCCCGCGAACGGCCGGATGGCGTCGATGGTGAAGCCGGCCGAGTCGTTCGCCTCGACCATGCCCTCGCGGTCGATCGGGTAGTTCTCGAACACCACGATGGTGTCGAACAGGGAGGGCAGCCCGACGCCGCGCTGGATGTCGGCCAGCCCGTAGTAGTGGTGGTCGAGCAGCGAGATCTGCCGGTTCTGCAGGTCGGCGATGACCTCGCCCACGGGGCGCTCCGGCCCGCAGACCACCCGGGTCGGCAGGGTGTTGATGAACAGGCCGACCATTTCGTCCGAGCCGACCAGGTCCGCCGGGCGGCCGTTGACGGCGGCGCCGAAGACGACGTCGTGCTGGCCGGTCAGCTTCGAGAGGACGACCGCCCACGCGCCCTGGAGGAGCGTGTTGAGCGTGACGCCGAGTTCCGCGGCGCGCCGGGCGAGTTCGCGGCCCTTGTCGATCGACAGCGGCACCTCGACGCGGCCGAGGCGGGACGCCTCGCCCTTCTCGGTGAGGCCCGCCGCCAGCAGGGTGGGCTGCTCGAAGCCGTCGAGCTCCTCCTTCCAGCGGGCGGCCGACGCGTCCCGGTCCTGCTTGGACAGCCAGCCCAGGTAGTCGCCGTAGCTGCGGACCGGAGCGAGCTCCTCGGTGCCGGCGTACAGCCGGACCAGGTCCTTGATCACCAGCGGCGAGGACCAGCCGTCGAAGAGGGTGTGGTGCGCCGTGATGATGAGCTTCGCCTTCTGCGGCCCGCAGGTGAGCAGGGCCAGGCGGAACAGCGGCGGGCGGGCGGGGTCGAGCTGGTCGGCGCGGTCGTCGGCGAGGGCCTTGTCGACGGCGGCGTCCTGCTCGGCCTCGCCGAGGCCGGTCAGGTCGATGTGCCGCCAGGGCACGGCGACGTTCTCGGCCACGATCTGCACCGGGTCGCCGTCGGCGCCCGAGACGAACGCGGAGCGCAGGTTCGGGTAGCGCTCCAGCATCGCCTGCCCGGCGGCCCGCATGCGCTCCGGGTCGACGTGCCCGGTCAGGTGCATCAGGAACTGCATGTGGTAGACGTCGAACGTGCCGTCGGCGAGCGCGGCCTGGAACTGGATGCCGGACTGGCCCGGGCCCTGCGGCCAGACCTGGACGAGCTTGCCGTAGCGCTCCTCCCAGTCGTCGATCTCGGCCTGGTTCACCGAGACCAGCGGGGCGTCCGAGGGCGTGAGCCCGCCGATCTGCGGGCGCGCGGCGTGCGCGGCCATGCCGTGCAGCACCTCGACCCACAGGTCGGCCAGTTCGGCGGTCCGCTCGCGGGACAGCACCCCGGTGGGGAACATGAACATGGCCTGCAGCTGCGTGCCGTCGGCGGTGTCCATGGCGACCGAGTTGACCTCCAGCGCGGACAGCGCGGGCAGGTCCGGGTCGGGCATCGGGATGAGCTCGGTGGACCAGGACGCCGGCACCCAGCCCTCGGCACGCAGGTGCTCGGGGACGTCGGTGTCGGAGATCCGGCCGAGGTAGTTGAAGCCGATCTGCGGCGCCGCGTACTCGGCGAGCTGCTCGCCGGTCTCCGGGTTCAGGTAGCGCAGCAGGCCGTAGCCCATGCCCTTGTCGGGGACGCCGCGCAGCTGCTCCTTGACCAGCTTGATCGCCTTGCCGGCGGCGGGGCCGCCGGCCAGCACGTCGGCCAGGTCCACGCCCTGCACGTCGACGCGGGCCGGGTACATGCTGGTGAACCAGCCGATGGTGCGGGAGAGGTCGGCGCCGGGGATGAAGTCCTCCTCGCGGCCGTGTCCCTCCATCCGGACCAGCGTCGAGCGCTCTTCACCGCTCCAGCGGTTGACGGCCAGGGCGAGCGCGGCGAGCAGCACGTCGCTGCCGGTGCCCTTGAACGCCGCGGGGAGCTTGGTGAGCACCGCCTCGGTGACGTCGGCGGGCAGCTGGACGCGCACGGTGTCGAGGGTGGACATGGTGTCCACGGCCGGGTCGAAGGCACGCGTGCCCAGCGGCGCGTCCGTCTCCTCCAGCAGGTCGCGCCAGTAGTCCAGTTCGTCCTCGCGCTCCGGGGAGTGGGCCTCGTCCTCCAGCGCCGACGCCCAGCGGCGGGCGGAGGTGCCGACCGCGGGCAGCTCGGGCGCGGAGCCGGCGCGGACCTGCTGCCAGGCCTCGGCGAAGTCCGACATGAGGATGCGCCAGGAGACGCCGTCCACCACGAGGTGGTGGAGGACCACGAGCAGCCTGCCCGCGCCGGACTCCGGGGCGAACCAGACGAAGTCGGCCATGGTGCCGGCTTCGGGGTCGAGCCGTCCGACCGCGTCCTCCAGCTCGGCCTGGGCCGCCTGGAGCGCGGACGGCTCGTCCCAGCGGCCGTCGCAGGAGATGCGGCGGATCAGGTCCGCCGCCCGCACGGCGCCCTGCGGGCGCACGACGAGGGAGTCCTCGTCGCCGCGCACCAGCTGGGCGCGCAGCAGGTCGTGGCGGTCGAGTACGGCGTCCAGCGTCGCGGCCAGCCCGTTCTCGTCGATGACCGCGGGCAGCTCCAGCACGATCGACATGGCGAAACGGTTCGTCCCGCCGCCGTGCTCGAACACGTGCCGCGCCACCGGCTGCAGCGGCATCGAGCCGACGCCGCCGGTCTCGTCCTCCGCGAGCACGGGCACCTGGTCCCGGCGGGCAGAGGCCACCTCGGCGAGGCGGACCGCGGTACGGGACTCGAAGATCTCGCGGGTGGTGACGGTCAGGCCCTTGGCCCGGGCGCGCGCCACGACCTGGATCGAGCGGAGGCTGTCGCCGCCCACCGCGAAGAAGTCGTCGTCGAGGCCGACCCGGTCCACGCCGAGGACGTCCGCGTACGCCGCGGTGATGATCTTCTCGGCCTCGGTGCGCGGCGCGCGGTAGGCCTCGCCGAGGAACTCCGGCTCGGGCAGCGCCTTGCGGTCGAGCTTGCCGGTCGGACCGAGCGGCAGCTTGCCGAGGGCCACGAAGGCCGACGGCACCATGTAGTCGGGCAGCCGCGCCGCGACGAACTTGCGCAGCTCGGCGGCCGAGGCCCCGGACTGCACGTCGACGTCGCCGATGCCGCCGGCGCCGTCGTCACCGACGGCTCCTTCGCCGGTGTGCACGACGTAGGCGACGAGCTGCTTCGCGCCGCCCTCGCCCACCTCGCGGCTGATCACGACGGCCTCGCTGATGCCGGGGTGCGCCGTGCACGCCGCCTCGACCTCGGAGGTCTCGATGCGGAAGCCGCGCACCTTCACCTGGCCGTCGCCGCGGCCGACGCACTCCAGCTCGCCCTGCGCGTTCCAGCGGGCCAGGTCGCCCGTGCGGTACATCCGCTCGCCCGCGGGGCCGAACGGGTTCGCCACGTAGCGCTCGGAGGTCAGGGCCGGGCGGCCGTGGTAGCCGCGGCCGATGCAGGTGCCGACCACGTACAGCTCGCCGACGACGCCCTGCGGCACCGGGGCGAGGCCCGGGCCGAGCACGTAGGCGCGCATGTTGCCCAGCGGGGTGCCGATGGGGGCGACGTCGCCCTCCGTCCACTCCTGGGACGCCGCGAGGGAGAAGGTGGTGGCGTAGAAGCTCTCGCTCTGGCCGTAGGAGTTGACGATCTGCACGTCGGGCAGGACCTCGCGGACCTGGCGCACCAGCCGGGCCGGGAGCACGTCGCCCGCGAACACGATGGCGCGCACGTCGGTCGCCTTGTGCAGGTGCGGGACCAGCTCGCCGAGCACCGAGGGGACACCGCTGATGATCTGGCCGTCCCAGCCGTCGCGCTCGGCGAGCGCCAGCGCGTTGGCGACGATCTCGGCCGTGCCGCCGGTGGACAGCGTGGTCAGC
This window of the Streptomyces sp. NBC_00239 genome carries:
- a CDS encoding non-ribosomal peptide synthetase, which produces MIPLSFAQRRLWFVDRFEGPSPTYNGAFALRLTGELNVGALESALHDVIDRHEVLRTVIVEDNDGVPHQEVLPSAQKVFGLPVVEVTEEKRAAAVGDAAVETFDLAHDVPIRATLVKTGTLDHTLVLVVHHIALDGESLGPLLRDLSTAYSARKEGGAPVWEPLPVQYADYTLWQQDVLGDESDPESLASRQLEYWREALADMAQPLALPTDRPRPKRTSSDGDLVQFRIEPELLAAVEKLAGERDITVSMVMHSALAVLLHHLGCGDDVPIGAPIAGRTDEELRDLVGFFVNTWVLRVDLSGNPTFLELLDRVRDRALGAYDNQDMPFERLVELLNPDRSTAYHPFFQVMLAWQEPVGEMEFAGLGIESETLETHTAKFELFFNMIPDASGGAGVRLEYATDLFDRGTVESLADRFVRVLGELVADSARDISGIDVLDAAERTRLLVEFNDSATTVPELTVPELFEGQVARTPDAPAIECDGRTLTYRELDDRANAVARELVRRGAGPEDLVVLALPRTENLVVGLLGILKSGAGYVPMDPQYLAGRAQTVLSEARPRFVVTDTATLADLPPNDMASVNLDLSADWDASEGALDDAGRIAPLSPDNLAYVMYTSGSTGKPKGAAITHRNLVNGVQELVRVLDVPTGWRMLAGTSVNFDVSVFELLTTLSTGGTAEIVANALALAERDGWDGQIISGVPSVLGELVPHLHKATDVRAIVFAGDVLPARLVRQVREVLPDVQIVNSYGQSESFYATTFSLAASQEWTEGDVAPIGTPLGNMRAYVLGPGLAPVPQGVVGELYVVGTCIGRGYHGRPALTSERYVANPFGPAGERMYRTGDLARWNAQGELECVGRGDGQVKVRGFRIETSEVEAACTAHPGISEAVVISREVGEGGAKQLVAYVVHTGEGAVGDDGAGGIGDVDVQSGASAAELRKFVAARLPDYMVPSAFVALGKLPLGPTGKLDRKALPEPEFLGEAYRAPRTEAEKIITAAYADVLGVDRVGLDDDFFAVGGDSLRSIQVVARARAKGLTVTTREIFESRTAVRLAEVASARRDQVPVLAEDETGGVGSMPLQPVARHVFEHGGGTNRFAMSIVLELPAVIDENGLAATLDAVLDRHDLLRAQLVRGDEDSLVVRPQGAVRAADLIRRISCDGRWDEPSALQAAQAELEDAVGRLDPEAGTMADFVWFAPESGAGRLLVVLHHLVVDGVSWRILMSDFAEAWQQVRAGSAPELPAVGTSARRWASALEDEAHSPEREDELDYWRDLLEETDAPLGTRAFDPAVDTMSTLDTVRVQLPADVTEAVLTKLPAAFKGTGSDVLLAALALAVNRWSGEERSTLVRMEGHGREEDFIPGADLSRTIGWFTSMYPARVDVQGVDLADVLAGGPAAGKAIKLVKEQLRGVPDKGMGYGLLRYLNPETGEQLAEYAAPQIGFNYLGRISDTDVPEHLRAEGWVPASWSTELIPMPDPDLPALSALEVNSVAMDTADGTQLQAMFMFPTGVLSRERTAELADLWVEVLHGMAAHAARPQIGGLTPSDAPLVSVNQAEIDDWEERYGKLVQVWPQGPGQSGIQFQAALADGTFDVYHMQFLMHLTGHVDPERMRAAGQAMLERYPNLRSAFVSGADGDPVQIVAENVAVPWRHIDLTGLGEAEQDAAVDKALADDRADQLDPARPPLFRLALLTCGPQKAKLIITAHHTLFDGWSSPLVIKDLVRLYAGTEELAPVRSYGDYLGWLSKQDRDASAARWKEELDGFEQPTLLAAGLTEKGEASRLGRVEVPLSIDKGRELARRAAELGVTLNTLLQGAWAVVLSKLTGQHDVVFGAAVNGRPADLVGSDEMVGLFINTLPTRVVCGPERPVGEVIADLQNRQISLLDHHYYGLADIQRGVGLPSLFDTIVVFENYPIDREGMVEANDSAGFTIDAIRPFAGSHYPLTLNSADPYLRLSLDYQNNLYERDAAEAIAARLVRVLEQVLQDPQMPVGAIDVLAADERDWLVKEINDTAHPVAPDTLPGAFEAQAERTPDAVALIGEQETLTYAEFNRRANRLAHWLVEQGAGPEQLVAVRIPRSVDLMVAIYAVVKAGASYLPIDTELPEDRVRRVLDSAEPLLVLEADLPDVSGYAETNPERALSPDNAAYVIFTSGSTGRPKGVQVAHRAIMNRLKWGLSHFDVGVEDRVLLSTTASFDVSVPEIFAPLQVGAAVVIARPDGRRDPAYLADLIRRERVTGADFVPSLLEAFVNEPLAKECTSLRWIEVAGEAFPPALANRVVEVLPGCGVHNLYGPTEASVEVTAYQHVPGADRVPIGAPVWNTQVYVLDASLRPVAPGVSGELYLAGTGLARGYLGQTDLTATRFVACPFGEPGSRMYRTGDVVRWNEDGQVEYIGRSDFQVKLRGFRIELGEIEQALAKHPDVDSAVALVREDRPGDQRLVAYVVTGAGKAPEALDLTALTDLAREHLPEYMVPSAVVPLAAFPSTPSGKLDRKALPAPDHTEAVATGRGPSTPTEEVLCRLFAELLGLSEVGIDADFFDHGGHSLLATRLTGRIRNELKVDVKVTSVFKSPTVAQLAAQIEKLGKSNRPQLRPMGV